The genomic segment CCCGCCGTCGACCCGGACGAGGCGGTGGAGGGCTGGTCGCTCGCGCAGCCGGCCATCTTCACCGGGGTGCCGGTAGGGACGATGGAACCGCAACGGTGGCGCACGACGTTGGCGCACTACGCAGCCGGCCACGGCCTGCACGTACCCGACCCGGTCGCGGTGTTCCGGGCGGAGTTCGCCACAGAGGCGGGCCGCGCGCCTGTCGGACGAGCAACGGCCGACCGATGACCTCGACGTCCCACGAGTCCCACGAAAGGGTATGAACCGATGAGCCGAACGCTGTGCCTGCTGCTCGCGCTCGCCCTGGCGATCACCGCCTGCGACGCCGGCGAACCGACCGAGGACGAGATCGAGGACGACGCCGCCGGAGAGCCCGAGGCCGGCGGTGACCTGTCGGTGGGCTGGATCCAGGACGAGTACGTCCAGGAGGGCACGGGCGCGAACGTCGGCATGTACCCGCTCAACACGAACGTCTACGAGACGCTCATCCGCCTCACCCCCGAGTACGAGCTCGAGCCGCTGCTCGCCGAGGACTGGGAGTTCGTCGAGCCGAACACCTGGCGCTTCCACCTCCGTCAGGACGTGACGTTCCACAACGGGGAGCCGATGAACGCTGAGGCGGTCAAGGAGGGGCTGTTCGACCGTGTCGCCGCCGACGGTGGTGGCACGATCCGCGCGGGGGAGGACTCCGTCGAGATCGTCGACGAGTACACGCTCGACTTCACACCGACCGAGGAGAACCGCCGGGTGGCCGAGCAGATCGTCCACCCGAACAACAGCGTCGTCGCACCGGGAACGATGCCGGACGGCGAGGAGGTCGTCGGCACCGGACCGTTCCGCTTCTCCAGCTACCGGTCCGGCGAGGAGATCTCCGTCGAGCGCAACACCGATTACTGGGGTGACGAGCCCGCGCTGGATTCCATCACCTTCCGCTTCTTCCCCGAGGACAGCTCCCGTCTGCTGGCCCTGGAGGCCGACGAGATCGACCTGGCCTGCGAGACCCCCCGCGACGACGTGGCGGGCCTGCGCGACGCCGGTTTCGAGATCGCCGAGAGCGAGGTCGGCGCGTATCGCGCGCTGTTCCTGAACATCCACGGGGACGAGCCCAACGACATCCTCCAGGACGAGGCGGTTCGCAAGGCGGTGGCAATGGGCATCGACCGCGAGTCGATCGTCGAGGACGTCCTCAATGGCCTGGCCACTACCGACCAGACGCTCGTGCCCCCGCACGTGCTCGGCGACCACGCCGACCGCATCGATGGCTTCGAGTACGACCCGGAGGCGGCCAGCGACCTGCTCGAGGAGGCCGGCTGGGAGGAGGGCCCCGACGGAACCCGGGAACGGGACGGGCGCGATCTGAGCCTGACCGTCGTGTCCGGCTTCGGCGGCGCGGAGCTGCACCGTCCCGTGCCCTCGGTGCTGCAGTCGCAGCTCGCCCAGATCGGCATCGACCTGAAGATCGACGAGCGTCCCGACTCCGCGGCCTACCAGGAGGTGATCGAGACGGGGGAGGCGGACCTATATCTCGAGCAGGGCAGCCAGAACGACGGCAACCCCGCCTTCCTGCCCGTCCTGCTCTTCTACACCGGCGGGGAGGGCGCCACCGCGCCGTACCAGTCGCTGTTCGCCCCGGGAGACGAGTTCGACGAGCGCATCGAGCCGGTTCTCACCGCGGTCGATCAGGATGAAGTCCAGGAGGCCACCGCGGAGGCGCTGTCCTACCTGATCGACGACCAGGCGGTCGTCCTGCCGTTCGCGGGCATCTACCGGATCGTCGCCCACGATTCGGCGGTCGAGGGCTTCGTGGCCCACCCGTCCACGTTGCACACTCAGTGGGCACCGGTGTCCATCGGAGGCTGACCCGGACACGGTACCGGTGAACCGCCGAGGGAGCCGCTCGCTCGAGCGGCGCGGAGGAGGCCGGGGATGACCGCCTACGCGCTCCGGCGGATCCTTCTCCTCGTCCCCACCCTGATCGGCATCTCGCTGCTGGGCTTCGCCCTGGCGAACCTCGCCCCCGGGGACCCCGCTGTCCAGTACGTCATCCGCACGACCGACGCGCAGCCCACCCCTGAACGCGTCGCCGCCGCGCGCGACCAGCTCGGGCTCGACCTGCCCTTGCCCGCACAGTACGTGAAGTGGCTCGGGGACGCCGTCGCCGGCGACCTCGGGGTCTCCTACGCCACCCGCCGGCCGGTCACCGCGGAGCTCGGGCAGCGGATCCGTCCCACGGTGGAGCTCGCCGTCCCCGCGGCGGTGCTCGCCCTCGTCGTCGCCCTGCCCATGGGCGCCATCTCGGCCCTCTACCGCAACCGGCTCGCGGACCAGGTCGTGCGGGTAGGCGCCATCGCGGGGGCCTCCATGCCGAGCTTCTGGCTCGCCATGCTGCTCATGACGTTCCTGGCCGTGCGCATCCCGCTGTTCCCCGTCGCCGGCCGGTCCGGGATCGCCAGCGTCGTCCTGCCCGTCGTCGTGCTCGCCGCGACGCCCACGGCGATCCTGGCCCGGTTCACGCGCTCGGCGGTCCTCGAGGTGGCCGGCGAGGACTACGTCGTCACCGCGCGCGCGAAGGGGCTGAAGGAACGCAGGGTGGTGGGACGCCACATCGTGCGGACGTCCCTCATCGCGATCGTGACCGCGTTCGGCACGAGCCTCGGGCATCTCCTGTCCGGCACCGTCGTCATCGAGACCGTCTTCGCGTGGCCGGGCCTTGGACGGCTCGCGGTCGCGGCGATCGACCAGCGCGACTACCCGATGATCCAGGGCTTCGTCGTCTACGCGGGTCTGCTGTTCGTCGTCCTGAACCTCCTCGTCGACCTGTCCTACGCGGCCATCGACCCGCGGGTGCGGCTGAGCGGCGCCCGCGCGGAGGCGACCTGATGGGCGTGCGCGTCTCCGACGACGCCGGCGTGCTGGCCGCGCAGGCGCCAGCGCACCCGCTGCGGCGGTGGGTGTGGCTGCGGGCGCTGCGCCGGGACCGCACCGCCATGCTCGGCCTGGCGATCCTGTCGGTGTTCGCGGTGGCCGTCGTCTTCGGCCCGCTTCTCGCGCCCCACGACCCCGCGCTCGCGGAGCCGGCCCAGCGCTTCGCCCCACCCTCCGCGAAGCACCCCCTCGGCACCGACCACGTCGGCCGCGACGTCGCCTCCCGGCTGCTCCACGGCGCGCGGCTGTCGCTCGGCAGCGCGGTGCTCGCGGCGCTGGCCGTGGCCGTGCTCGGTCTTGCCCTCGGCATGGCCGCCGGCTACTTCCGCGGGGCCGCCGACGCCGTCGTCAGCCGGGCGGTCGACGTCCTGCTCGCCTTCCCGACGCTGCTGCTGGCGCTCGCGGTCGTCGGCGCCCTCGGGCCCTCGCTGCGCAACGTCCTGATCGCCGTCGTGATCGCCTGGTGGGCCAGCTACACGCGGGTTGTCCGCGGCGTGACGTTCTCGGAGCGGGAGCGCCCCTACATCGAGTCGGCGCGCGCCCTCGGCGCCTCCGCCTGGCGCACCATGAGCCGCCACCTGCTGCCGAACATCGTCGCGCCCATCGTCGTGCTCACCACCCTGGACATGGGCACGATCCTGCTCGGGATCTCCTCGCTGTCGTTCCTCGGCCTCGGTGTGGAACCGGGTACACCGGAGTGGGGCGCGATGCTCGCCGAGGCCCGGACGTACATGCGCCGTGCGCCGCACCTGATGTTCTACCCCGGCGCGGCGATCTTCCTCGCCGTCCTCGGTTTCAACCTCCTCGGGGACGGGCTCCGCGACATCCTCGACCCGCGCACCCGAGGGGAGCGAGGAGCACGACCGCGCGCGGCCCGCCGCCGGAGCCGGCGGCGGGCCGACGGTAAGGGTCGCGCGTGAGCGTGGCGGCCGTGCGGGCTCACTGCCAGCCGGCGACCACGAAGCCGTAGGGGTTCGCCGGGCGGTTGGCGGAGTCCAGCGCAGCTGGTCCGCCGGGGCGCGCCCGTCGAAGGCGACCACGACCGTGCAGTCGGGCTGGCCGGCGGTGACGGTGAACGCCAACCTAGCCGGTGAGTTCCAGCCCGCGCGTACGAGGAACGACGCCATCTGCGCGCGGGTGACAAGACCGCGCTCTCGCGGACGGCATCGGCCAGAGCGACGCGTAGTCTGTTCTCCGTGCGGCCTGCACGACGCCGATCTCCGCTGACCACATTCGCTGAGCACCGTTTCGTAACCGTCTCCGGACGGGAGAGCCGCCCTCGAATTTCGGGCACATAAGCGCCGGCGGCGGCTTCAAGGGCACCTGCCGCTCCTCCACCCCCGGTAGCGCCCGTACACGTCCCAATGACGGTGAGCAAGAGGCGGGGCTTCCACATCGGCCATTCGCAGGGGCACAAGGGCGGCGGCCGGTCCGACAGCACTGCGCGGTTCGATCCGCCAGGTCGAGCAGCTGGCCTCTACCACCACGGCCAATCAAGGATCAGCGCGACAGATACACCAACCAACGCCTCTGCGATCCACCCTCCGCTGCCCTGACCGCCCCGCAAGGTCCGAACCGACAGGATGGGGATCAACCGCTTCCGAAGGGTCGCGTTCCGCGGGAATGCTCGCATGGGTCCGCCGACGCAGCCTTCATCCCGAAGGCAGAATCGCGGTGCTCCTCACCGTCTCTTGGCGGCTCGACGGGAGCGGGCGAGGACAGCGGAGGCCCAGGTGCGCCGGCGAGGTGCGAATCAGTCCGTCGAAACCAGCCCGAGCTGGCGTTGCAGCCCCACGGTGTCGAAGTAGTCGCGCTCCTCCACGATGAGACCGTCCTCGTCGAGGTCGAAGACCCACACCATGGGAAGCTCGACCCTGGCGTTCGTAAGTGGGAGCGGATCAGGCTCCCCGATCTCCAGAGGACCGTCGTGGGTCGCTGCGAGAACGAGCTCGAGGACGACCAAGCGGTTGTGCTCGACCGCATGTCAGGCACCGAGATGTCGCCGAACGCCGCGAACAGCGCCGCCTCGCTGGCCACGATTCGCGTCG from the Egibacteraceae bacterium genome contains:
- the nikB gene encoding nickel ABC transporter permease is translated as MTAYALRRILLLVPTLIGISLLGFALANLAPGDPAVQYVIRTTDAQPTPERVAAARDQLGLDLPLPAQYVKWLGDAVAGDLGVSYATRRPVTAELGQRIRPTVELAVPAAVLALVVALPMGAISALYRNRLADQVVRVGAIAGASMPSFWLAMLLMTFLAVRIPLFPVAGRSGIASVVLPVVVLAATPTAILARFTRSAVLEVAGEDYVVTARAKGLKERRVVGRHIVRTSLIAIVTAFGTSLGHLLSGTVVIETVFAWPGLGRLAVAAIDQRDYPMIQGFVVYAGLLFVVLNLLVDLSYAAIDPRVRLSGARAEAT
- a CDS encoding ABC transporter substrate-binding protein, whose product is MSRTLCLLLALALAITACDAGEPTEDEIEDDAAGEPEAGGDLSVGWIQDEYVQEGTGANVGMYPLNTNVYETLIRLTPEYELEPLLAEDWEFVEPNTWRFHLRQDVTFHNGEPMNAEAVKEGLFDRVAADGGGTIRAGEDSVEIVDEYTLDFTPTEENRRVAEQIVHPNNSVVAPGTMPDGEEVVGTGPFRFSSYRSGEEISVERNTDYWGDEPALDSITFRFFPEDSSRLLALEADEIDLACETPRDDVAGLRDAGFEIAESEVGAYRALFLNIHGDEPNDILQDEAVRKAVAMGIDRESIVEDVLNGLATTDQTLVPPHVLGDHADRIDGFEYDPEAASDLLEEAGWEEGPDGTRERDGRDLSLTVVSGFGGAELHRPVPSVLQSQLAQIGIDLKIDERPDSAAYQEVIETGEADLYLEQGSQNDGNPAFLPVLLFYTGGEGATAPYQSLFAPGDEFDERIEPVLTAVDQDEVQEATAEALSYLIDDQAVVLPFAGIYRIVAHDSAVEGFVAHPSTLHTQWAPVSIGG
- the nikC gene encoding nickel transporter permease, which gives rise to MGVRVSDDAGVLAAQAPAHPLRRWVWLRALRRDRTAMLGLAILSVFAVAVVFGPLLAPHDPALAEPAQRFAPPSAKHPLGTDHVGRDVASRLLHGARLSLGSAVLAALAVAVLGLALGMAAGYFRGAADAVVSRAVDVLLAFPTLLLALAVVGALGPSLRNVLIAVVIAWWASYTRVVRGVTFSERERPYIESARALGASAWRTMSRHLLPNIVAPIVVLTTLDMGTILLGISSLSFLGLGVEPGTPEWGAMLAEARTYMRRAPHLMFYPGAAIFLAVLGFNLLGDGLRDILDPRTRGERGARPRAARRRSRRRADGKGRA